A stretch of the Vagococcus xieshaowenii genome encodes the following:
- the rlmD gene encoding 23S rRNA (uracil(1939)-C(5))-methyltransferase RlmD, with protein sequence MKIQHNLKVGQKITLPIKRLGINGEGIGYFKKTIVFIPGALPDETVTATISTVAPKFAEAELNKVNKASAQRVQPRCAVYEECGGCQLQHLAYEAQLVFKNDVVKQSLAKHKPIGYQHYKMRPAIGMSNPWQYRNKLQFQIRKDENGVIAGLYQPNSHRLVGIDDCVVQQPITMDILNGAVRVLEKYNVPIYDERRNSGIVKTLMIRTGLKTGETQLVFITHSPKLPQKNQMINELRHEFPQLVSIMQNVQPTKSSVIMGDETLHLWGKESIAEQLEDVHFNLSPRAFFQLNPEQTAVLYDEARKALDAQSGDKIIDAYCGVGTIGLSIAKLVGEVRGMDTIPSAIEDAKENAKRLGVTITYYEAGTAEELIPKWLEKGFRPDGIIVDPPRTGLDKKLIDTLLKYPSKKLVYVSCNPSTLARDLVYLTKKYNVDYLQSVDMFPQTARAEVVAKLVLK encoded by the coding sequence ATGAAAATACAACATAATTTAAAAGTCGGTCAAAAAATAACGTTACCGATTAAGCGACTTGGCATTAATGGTGAAGGGATTGGCTACTTCAAAAAAACAATTGTTTTCATTCCAGGTGCTTTACCTGATGAAACAGTGACAGCCACTATCTCAACTGTCGCGCCAAAATTTGCAGAAGCAGAGCTAAATAAAGTAAACAAAGCCTCCGCACAACGTGTTCAACCTAGATGTGCCGTCTACGAAGAATGTGGCGGTTGCCAGTTACAACATTTAGCTTACGAAGCGCAACTTGTCTTCAAAAACGATGTTGTCAAACAATCACTGGCTAAACACAAACCAATAGGCTATCAACATTATAAAATGCGTCCAGCCATTGGAATGTCTAACCCTTGGCAATACCGTAATAAACTCCAATTTCAGATTAGAAAAGATGAAAATGGGGTAATAGCTGGTCTTTATCAACCTAACTCTCATCGTCTAGTAGGCATTGATGATTGCGTTGTTCAGCAACCTATTACCATGGATATCTTAAATGGGGCTGTGCGTGTATTAGAAAAATATAATGTGCCTATCTATGACGAACGTCGTAATAGCGGTATCGTTAAAACATTGATGATTAGAACGGGGCTAAAAACTGGCGAAACACAACTTGTATTCATTACACATAGCCCTAAGTTACCACAAAAAAATCAAATGATTAACGAATTAAGACACGAATTCCCACAATTAGTCTCTATTATGCAAAACGTACAACCTACTAAAAGTTCGGTCATCATGGGAGATGAAACCCTTCATTTATGGGGGAAAGAAAGTATTGCAGAACAACTTGAAGATGTGCACTTCAACCTATCACCTCGTGCCTTCTTCCAATTAAACCCTGAGCAAACAGCCGTCTTATATGATGAAGCAAGGAAAGCATTAGATGCGCAATCTGGGGATAAAATCATTGATGCTTATTGTGGCGTTGGAACGATTGGTCTAAGTATAGCCAAGTTGGTAGGTGAAGTGCGTGGTATGGATACCATCCCAAGTGCTATCGAAGATGCTAAAGAAAACGCTAAACGATTAGGGGTAACAATTACCTACTACGAAGCGGGTACGGCAGAAGAATTAATCCCCAAATGGTTAGAAAAAGGATTCCGACCAGATGGTATTATTGTTGACCCTCCAAGAACAGGCTTAGATAAAAAACTAATCGATACACTACTTAAATACCCAAGTAAAAAACTTGTGTATGTTTCTTGTAATCCATCTACGCTAGCACGTGATCTTGTCTACCTAACCAAAAAATATAATGTCGACTACTTACAATCTGTTGATATGTTCCCACAAACAGCTCGTGCTGAAGTAGTAGCAAAATTAGTTTTAAAATAA